One genomic segment of Amycolatopsis sp. Hca4 includes these proteins:
- a CDS encoding response regulator transcription factor, translating to MRVVLAEDLYLLRDGMTRLLEAHGFTVVAAVGNATELLKAIEDHTPDIAVVDVRLPPKFSDEGIRAALEARRRRPGLPVLVLSQHVEQTYARELLADGAGAIGYLLKDRVLNADQFVDALRMVAAGGTAMDPEVITKLLASRSRKDPLDALTPRERQVLELMAEGRSNAAIAQRMTISEAAVGKHTASIFTKLDLAQHEDDNRRVLAVLTYLSSKVRQG from the coding sequence GTGCGCGTAGTCCTCGCGGAGGATCTCTACCTGCTTCGTGACGGCATGACGAGGCTGCTGGAAGCCCACGGGTTCACGGTGGTGGCCGCGGTCGGCAACGCCACGGAGCTGCTGAAGGCGATCGAGGACCACACGCCGGACATCGCGGTGGTGGACGTCCGCCTGCCCCCGAAGTTCAGCGACGAAGGAATCCGGGCGGCGCTGGAGGCCCGCCGCCGCCGTCCGGGGCTGCCGGTGCTGGTGCTGTCCCAGCACGTGGAGCAGACGTACGCCCGCGAGCTGCTGGCCGACGGCGCCGGCGCGATCGGGTACCTGCTGAAGGACCGGGTGCTGAACGCGGACCAGTTCGTGGACGCACTCCGCATGGTGGCGGCAGGAGGGACGGCGATGGACCCCGAGGTCATCACGAAGCTGCTGGCGAGCCGGTCCCGGAAGGACCCGCTGGACGCGTTGACCCCAAGGGAGCGCCAGGTGCTGGAGCTGATGGCGGAGGGCCGCTCCAACGCGGCGATCGCCCAGCGGATGACGATCAGCGAGGCCGCGGTCGGGAAGCACACGGCGAGCATCTTCACGAAGCTGGACCTGGCCCAGCACGAGGACGACAACCGGCGCGTGCTGGCGGTGCTGACCTACTTGAGCAGCAAGGTGCGCCAGGGCTGA
- a CDS encoding DegT/DnrJ/EryC1/StrS aminotransferase family protein encodes MKYPVSQPYLNGDELANVTDAVTSGWISSQGPYVARFEADFAAYNGVSFGVACSSGTTALTLALRALGIGPGDEVIVPEFTMIASAWAVTYTGATPVFVDCGDDLNIDVSLIEAKITPRTRAIMPVHVYGRRCDMDAIMALAFEYNLRVVEDSAEAHGVRPVGDVACFSLFANKIIASGEGGICLTSDARLAAQMEHLRGMAFNRDHTFLHKKLGYNFRMTNLQAAVATAQVAQLDSILSLRSAIESRYDAGLRDVPGVTLMPRRDVLWMYDLLCSRRDELRAFLAAEGIETRVFFKPMSRQPMYLDPVWPSLKANRFAEEGLYLPTYTSLSEDDQEYIVSRVRKFYS; translated from the coding sequence ATGAAGTACCCGGTTTCGCAGCCGTACCTGAACGGCGACGAGCTGGCCAACGTCACCGACGCCGTCACGAGCGGCTGGATCTCTTCGCAGGGGCCGTACGTGGCCCGGTTCGAGGCGGATTTCGCGGCCTACAACGGTGTTTCTTTCGGAGTCGCGTGCTCGTCCGGTACCACGGCACTGACCTTGGCCCTGCGGGCGCTGGGGATCGGCCCGGGCGATGAGGTCATCGTGCCCGAGTTCACGATGATCGCCTCGGCGTGGGCGGTGACGTACACGGGTGCGACACCGGTGTTCGTCGACTGCGGCGACGACCTGAACATCGACGTGTCGCTGATCGAAGCGAAGATCACGCCGCGGACCCGGGCGATCATGCCGGTGCACGTCTACGGGCGGCGCTGCGACATGGACGCGATCATGGCGCTGGCCTTCGAGTACAACCTGCGGGTGGTGGAGGATTCGGCCGAGGCGCACGGGGTGCGGCCGGTCGGGGACGTCGCCTGTTTTTCCCTGTTCGCCAACAAGATCATCGCGTCGGGCGAGGGCGGCATCTGCCTCACCTCGGACGCGCGGCTCGCCGCGCAGATGGAACACCTGCGGGGGATGGCGTTCAACCGGGACCACACGTTCCTGCACAAGAAGCTCGGCTACAACTTCCGGATGACGAACCTGCAGGCCGCGGTGGCGACGGCCCAGGTCGCGCAGCTGGACTCGATCCTTTCCCTCCGGTCCGCCATCGAGTCCCGGTACGACGCCGGGTTGCGGGACGTTCCGGGTGTCACACTGATGCCCCGGCGGGACGTGCTGTGGATGTACGACCTGCTGTGCTCGCGGCGGGACGAGCTGCGGGCCTTCCTCGCCGCGGAGGGGATCGAGACGCGGGTGTTCTTCAAGCCGATGAGCCGGCAGCCGATGTACCTGGACCCGGTCTGGCCTTCGTTGAAGGCGAACCGGTTCGCGGAAGAGGGGTTGTACCTGCCGACCTACACGTCGCTTTCGGAAGACGACCAGGAGTACATCGTCTCGCGGGTCCGGAAGTTCTACAGCTGA
- a CDS encoding glycosyltransferase, with translation MAPILFASIADAGMINPLLVIAGELARRGVPDLYFASTEDRRADVEAISAANPVRFVSFGERLERPPGEWDPDLYAAATQPAKPGSLTARPQNVVAYLSGVTDASIMVTMYERALAAVDEVEPALMVIDSSSVYPTDAAIARGIPYVYSVPISVSEIFAERLPLSYPSPNTGLPRELSGRQKLANLGFRLRLLYGMLTKVPAMRFTKARKEAGILNATAGQSGYADRAQAILGYSVFGMEYPFDAAPSHLRMVGPVVPPLPEAVEPDPALSAWLDEHESVVYLAFGTHMRLTAPQVAAIAEAARRIGPEHHVLWKLPKAQRVLLPADLPPNVRLENWVPSQFDVLAHPHVRAYYHHGGGNSAYEGIYFGKPGLVQPFWMDCHDHAARVLDSGCGLVLSYEETISADAIVAKLRRVLEEKEFTARAEEWADRFRSAGGAAAAADTVLAALREERA, from the coding sequence ATGGCGCCCATCCTGTTCGCGTCGATCGCGGACGCCGGCATGATCAACCCGCTGCTCGTCATCGCCGGGGAACTCGCCCGCCGTGGCGTGCCGGACCTGTACTTCGCGTCCACTGAGGACCGCCGCGCCGACGTCGAGGCGATCTCCGCGGCCAACCCGGTCCGGTTCGTCTCCTTCGGCGAGCGGCTCGAGCGCCCGCCGGGCGAGTGGGACCCGGACCTCTACGCGGCGGCGACCCAGCCCGCCAAGCCGGGCAGCCTGACCGCGCGGCCCCAGAACGTCGTGGCGTACCTGAGCGGTGTCACGGACGCGAGCATCATGGTGACGATGTACGAGCGCGCGCTGGCCGCGGTCGACGAGGTCGAGCCGGCGCTGATGGTGATCGACTCCTCCAGCGTCTACCCGACGGACGCGGCGATCGCCCGCGGGATCCCGTACGTCTACAGCGTGCCGATCTCGGTGAGCGAGATCTTCGCCGAACGCCTGCCGCTGAGCTACCCCAGCCCGAACACGGGCCTGCCGCGGGAGCTTTCGGGACGCCAGAAGCTGGCGAACCTCGGCTTCCGGCTGCGGCTGCTGTACGGCATGCTGACGAAGGTGCCTGCGATGCGGTTCACCAAGGCCCGCAAGGAAGCCGGGATCCTGAACGCGACGGCGGGCCAGTCCGGTTACGCCGACCGCGCGCAGGCGATCCTGGGGTATTCGGTGTTCGGCATGGAGTACCCGTTCGACGCGGCGCCGTCGCACCTGCGGATGGTCGGGCCGGTGGTGCCCCCGCTGCCCGAGGCGGTGGAACCGGACCCGGCGCTGTCGGCCTGGCTGGACGAGCACGAATCGGTGGTGTACCTGGCGTTCGGCACCCACATGCGGCTGACCGCGCCGCAGGTGGCGGCGATCGCCGAGGCGGCCCGGCGGATCGGGCCCGAGCACCACGTGCTGTGGAAGCTGCCGAAGGCCCAGCGCGTCCTGCTGCCGGCGGACCTGCCGCCCAACGTGCGGCTGGAGAACTGGGTGCCGTCCCAGTTCGACGTCCTGGCACACCCGCACGTGCGCGCGTACTACCACCACGGCGGTGGGAACAGCGCGTACGAGGGGATCTACTTCGGCAAGCCGGGTCTGGTGCAGCCGTTCTGGATGGACTGCCACGACCACGCGGCCCGCGTCCTCGACAGCGGCTGCGGGCTGGTGCTCTCGTACGAGGAAACGATCTCCGCGGACGCGATCGTGGCGAAGCTGCGGCGCGTGCTGGAGGAGAAGGAGTTCACCGCACGGGCCGAGGAATGGGCGGACCGCTTCCGCTCCGCGGGCGGCGCCGCGGCGGCGGCCGACACCGTGCTGGCCGCTCTCCGGGAGGAACGGGCATGA
- a CDS encoding GDP-mannose 4,6-dehydratase has translation MAKRALITGITGQDGSYLAEHLLAEGYQVWGLVRGQANPRKSRISRLVSDLHFVEGDLMDQVSLVSAVDFVQPDEVYNLAAISFVPMSWQQPELTTEVNGMGVLRVLEAVRMVCGLDKSRPTGGGMRFYQASSSEMYGKVAETPQNEQTIFHPRSPYGVAKTYGHFITKNYRESFGMFGVSGILFNHESPRRGAEFVTRKITMAVAEIKLGLRDKLYLGNLDAVRDWGFAGDYVRAMHLMLQQETATDYVVGTGQMHSVRDAVQIAFDAVDLNWRDHVVVDPALVRPAEVETLCADPRKARAELGWKQSVDFEELMRMMVEADLRKASNEHKYSELMLAGSW, from the coding sequence ATGGCGAAGCGTGCGTTGATCACCGGTATCACCGGGCAGGACGGCTCGTACCTGGCCGAGCACCTGCTGGCCGAGGGCTACCAGGTGTGGGGTCTGGTCCGCGGCCAGGCGAATCCGCGCAAGTCGCGGATCAGCAGGCTGGTCTCCGACCTCCACTTCGTGGAAGGCGACCTGATGGACCAGGTCAGTCTCGTGTCCGCGGTGGACTTCGTGCAGCCGGACGAGGTGTACAACCTGGCGGCCATCTCGTTCGTGCCGATGTCCTGGCAGCAGCCCGAGCTCACCACCGAGGTGAACGGCATGGGCGTGCTGCGGGTGCTCGAAGCGGTCCGGATGGTCTGCGGCCTCGACAAGTCCCGCCCGACCGGCGGCGGGATGCGGTTCTACCAGGCGTCCTCGTCGGAGATGTACGGCAAGGTCGCCGAGACCCCGCAGAACGAGCAGACGATCTTCCACCCGCGCAGCCCCTACGGCGTCGCGAAGACCTACGGGCACTTCATCACCAAGAACTACCGCGAATCCTTCGGCATGTTCGGGGTGTCCGGGATCCTGTTCAACCACGAGTCGCCGCGCCGCGGCGCCGAGTTCGTCACCCGCAAGATCACCATGGCGGTGGCGGAGATCAAGCTGGGCCTGCGCGACAAGCTCTACCTCGGCAACCTGGACGCCGTCCGCGACTGGGGCTTCGCCGGCGACTACGTCCGCGCGATGCACCTGATGCTGCAGCAGGAGACGGCGACCGACTACGTCGTCGGCACCGGGCAGATGCACTCGGTGCGGGACGCCGTCCAGATCGCCTTCGACGCGGTGGACCTGAACTGGCGCGACCACGTCGTCGTCGACCCGGCCCTGGTCCGGCCCGCGGAGGTGGAGACCCTGTGCGCCGACCCGCGGAAGGCCCGCGCCGAGCTCGGCTGGAAGCAGTCGGTCGACTTCGAGGAGCTGATGCGGATGATGGTCGAGGCCGACCTGCGGAAGGCGTCGAACGAGCACAAGTACAGCGAGCTGATGCTCGCCGGGAGCTGGTGA
- a CDS encoding LuxR family transcriptional regulator, whose product MLIERDFETATLSQMLADACSGAGGVGLVLGPVASGKTALLETFGRHAAGTGAVVLSASGARSETAVGLGVVSQLVHTPGVRADIADQVSAYVEDAEADATLLDSRFLHRLSSAVLGWSAETPLVICVDDAHHADPASLQFLQHMARRIRPARVLVLLAERADPGERRPVRHVDLMRRPHCRQLRLAPLSRNGVGVLLAGKLDEGRAHALAARCFAVSGGNPLLATALVHDTRAAGTGEVVAGAAYRHAVLSCLHSSEPRALELARALAVLGDDEQSQIALAGGMVSFAPATTEPVRRALESAGVLDGHRFRHAEARAAVLEELDPGVRAALHGQAARLLFDQGARPTAIAAHVVAGNLDEPWTEHLLSEASEAALLEDDVELARACIALASRCCTDDRDRAIAKASLADIEWRTTPAKAMRRLPELVHATRAGHLPGIRVVGIFEFLLWFGRVDEAVEIANAFGDLVDCRDRRTRGELLTLSSWLASSVPGMLHLVEPMLASITDGTAAPQLGLAVNSQLKAIDALTSAVREGPSEAAVLDAEQVLEGTRMTDITLRHLVFAATVLIYAERLDKAATWSDHLMAQAAGRPAPTWQASLAELRAEVALRQGDLPLAARNAKIALTKMTPEAWGIGVGAPLATLLAALTEMGRLDEAAELLNQPVPDALGETRFGLHYLHARGHYYLATGRLPTALNDFLACGEQMARWELDQPSLVPWRSSAAEVYLKLGDRENARVLAEEQAAKLGPDCGDRTRGITLRTLALVADPARRPRLLQEAVDVLEKSGAKLELARTLAELSRASGDPATTRTAERDARVLAKECGAELLRKTFLDGGAADVVVPLRGPVAPADVKLLTDAEQRVGWLAARGHTNREIASQLYITVSTVEQHLTRVYRKLSVSRRRDLASEPQLRVPEQQERLPGVPRPPVAVNHRAPAPPVRRPLRPVPPVR is encoded by the coding sequence ATGCTCATCGAACGTGATTTCGAAACGGCGACACTGAGTCAGATGCTCGCCGACGCCTGCTCCGGGGCCGGCGGTGTCGGCCTGGTCCTCGGCCCGGTCGCCAGCGGCAAGACCGCGCTGCTGGAGACCTTCGGCAGGCACGCCGCGGGCACCGGCGCGGTCGTGCTCTCGGCGTCCGGCGCCCGGTCGGAGACCGCCGTCGGCCTCGGCGTCGTCTCCCAGCTGGTGCACACGCCGGGCGTCCGCGCGGACATCGCCGACCAGGTCTCGGCGTACGTGGAGGACGCCGAAGCCGACGCGACCCTGCTGGACAGCCGGTTCCTGCACCGCCTTTCCAGCGCGGTGCTCGGCTGGTCGGCCGAGACCCCGCTGGTCATCTGCGTCGACGACGCCCACCACGCCGATCCCGCGTCCCTGCAGTTCCTGCAGCACATGGCCCGGCGCATCCGGCCGGCCAGGGTGCTGGTGCTGCTCGCCGAGCGGGCCGACCCGGGCGAGCGGCGCCCGGTCCGCCACGTCGACCTGATGCGGCGGCCGCACTGCCGCCAGCTGCGGCTGGCCCCGCTGTCCCGCAACGGCGTCGGCGTCCTGCTGGCCGGCAAGCTCGACGAGGGCCGGGCCCACGCGCTGGCCGCGCGGTGCTTCGCGGTCAGCGGCGGCAACCCGCTGCTGGCCACGGCCCTGGTGCACGACACCCGGGCGGCCGGCACGGGCGAGGTCGTCGCGGGGGCCGCCTACCGGCACGCCGTGCTCAGCTGCCTGCACTCCAGCGAGCCGCGGGCGCTCGAACTCGCCAGGGCGCTGGCCGTCCTCGGCGACGACGAGCAGTCGCAGATCGCGCTGGCCGGCGGCATGGTCTCGTTCGCGCCGGCCACCACCGAGCCGGTGCGCCGGGCGCTGGAATCGGCCGGTGTGCTCGACGGGCACCGGTTCCGGCACGCCGAAGCCCGCGCCGCGGTGCTCGAGGAACTCGACCCCGGCGTGCGGGCCGCCCTGCACGGCCAGGCCGCCCGCCTGCTGTTCGACCAGGGCGCCCGCCCGACCGCCATCGCCGCCCACGTGGTGGCGGGGAACCTGGACGAGCCGTGGACCGAGCACCTGCTGTCCGAGGCGTCGGAGGCGGCGCTGCTCGAAGACGACGTCGAGCTGGCCCGCGCCTGCATCGCGCTGGCCAGCCGCTGCTGCACCGACGACCGCGACCGGGCCATCGCCAAGGCGTCGCTGGCCGACATCGAATGGCGGACCACCCCGGCGAAGGCGATGCGCCGGCTGCCGGAGCTGGTGCACGCGACCCGCGCCGGGCACCTGCCGGGCATCCGGGTCGTCGGCATCTTCGAGTTCCTGCTCTGGTTCGGCCGGGTCGACGAGGCCGTGGAGATCGCGAACGCGTTCGGCGACCTGGTCGACTGCCGGGACCGCCGCACCCGCGGCGAACTGCTGACGCTGTCGTCGTGGCTGGCCAGCTCGGTGCCGGGGATGCTCCACCTGGTCGAGCCGATGCTCGCCTCGATCACCGACGGCACCGCGGCACCGCAGCTCGGGCTCGCGGTGAACTCGCAGCTCAAGGCGATCGACGCGCTGACCAGCGCGGTGCGCGAAGGACCGTCGGAGGCCGCGGTGCTCGACGCCGAGCAGGTGCTGGAAGGCACCCGGATGACCGACATCACCCTGCGGCACCTGGTGTTCGCGGCGACGGTGCTGATCTACGCCGAACGCCTCGACAAGGCCGCCACCTGGTCGGACCACCTGATGGCGCAGGCCGCCGGGCGCCCGGCCCCGACCTGGCAGGCGTCACTGGCCGAGCTGCGCGCGGAGGTCGCGCTGCGGCAGGGCGACCTGCCGCTCGCGGCCCGCAACGCGAAGATCGCGCTGACGAAGATGACCCCGGAGGCGTGGGGCATCGGGGTGGGCGCGCCGCTGGCGACCCTGCTGGCCGCGCTGACCGAGATGGGCCGGCTCGACGAAGCGGCCGAGCTGCTCAACCAGCCGGTGCCGGACGCGCTCGGCGAAACCCGGTTCGGACTGCACTACCTGCACGCGCGCGGCCACTACTACCTCGCGACGGGCCGGCTGCCGACCGCGCTGAACGACTTCCTCGCCTGCGGGGAGCAGATGGCCCGGTGGGAGCTGGACCAGCCGTCGCTCGTGCCGTGGCGCTCCAGCGCCGCGGAGGTCTACCTGAAGCTGGGCGACCGCGAGAACGCCCGCGTGCTCGCCGAGGAGCAGGCGGCGAAGCTCGGCCCGGACTGCGGGGACCGCACCCGCGGCATCACCCTGCGGACGCTGGCGCTGGTGGCCGACCCGGCCCGGCGGCCCCGGCTGCTGCAGGAGGCGGTGGACGTGCTCGAAAAGTCCGGCGCCAAGCTGGAACTGGCCCGGACGCTGGCCGAGCTGAGCCGGGCGAGCGGGGACCCCGCCACCACCCGCACGGCCGAGCGGGACGCCAGGGTGCTGGCCAAGGAGTGCGGCGCGGAGCTGCTGCGGAAGACGTTCCTCGACGGCGGCGCGGCCGACGTGGTGGTCCCGCTCCGCGGTCCGGTCGCCCCGGCCGACGTCAAGCTGCTGACCGACGCCGAACAGCGGGTCGGCTGGCTCGCCGCGCGGGGGCACACCAACCGGGAGATCGCCAGCCAGCTCTACATCACCGTCAGCACGGTCGAACAGCACCTCACGCGCGTCTACCGGAAGCTGAGTGTCAGCCGGCGCCGCGACCTGGCGTCGGAGCCGCAGCTGCGGGTGCCGGAGCAGCAGGAGCGCCTGCCGGGCGTGCCGCGGCCGCCGGTCGCGGTCAACCACCGGGCGCCGGCGCCGCCGGTGCGCCGTCCACTGAGGCCGGTGCCGCCGGTCCGCTGA
- a CDS encoding TetR/AcrR family transcriptional regulator produces MQAKTFTENARRAQIVRAAIETIGELGYAKASFGQIAKRAGLSSTGMISYHFDGKADLIAEVVRDVLATSLAYMRERIDAVRGPAAELRAYIESNLAFIAEHPVELTALLESLRHGGGGATTAGNDDWYHGAVDILETCLREGQRTGDFGRFDPRVMAITVRQAIDGIHTELLRRPDTDVDAYAAELVAIVERATAPD; encoded by the coding sequence GTGCAAGCAAAAACGTTCACCGAGAACGCCCGGCGGGCGCAGATCGTCCGCGCGGCGATCGAGACCATCGGTGAACTGGGGTACGCGAAGGCTTCGTTCGGGCAGATCGCGAAACGCGCCGGGCTGAGCAGCACCGGCATGATCTCCTACCACTTCGACGGCAAGGCCGACCTGATCGCCGAAGTCGTCCGGGACGTGCTGGCCACGAGCCTCGCCTACATGCGGGAGCGGATCGACGCGGTGCGGGGGCCGGCAGCGGAGCTGCGTGCCTACATCGAGTCGAACCTGGCGTTCATCGCCGAGCACCCGGTCGAACTCACCGCGCTGCTCGAGAGCCTGCGCCACGGCGGTGGCGGCGCCACCACCGCTGGCAACGACGACTGGTACCACGGCGCCGTCGACATCCTGGAAACCTGCCTGCGCGAGGGGCAGCGCACCGGCGACTTCGGCCGGTTCGACCCGCGCGTCATGGCGATCACCGTCCGCCAGGCGATCGACGGCATCCACACCGAACTGCTCCGGCGTCCCGACACCGACGTCGACGCCTACGCGGCCGAACTCGTCGCGATCGTCGAACGGGCCACCGCGCCCGACTGA
- a CDS encoding nuclear transport factor 2 family protein, which produces MDVQVSWDTGQEQPAARRAAFASMTAVAAGDKEGWLALFAPDAVVEDPVGPSFFDEEGKGHHGREGIGAFWDKTIAGVERFEFTIRDSHAGGDEVANVGTITTFLPGGYRVDTDGVFVYRVGDDGLIRSVRAFWETERAMATARQV; this is translated from the coding sequence GTGGACGTGCAGGTCAGCTGGGACACCGGGCAGGAGCAGCCGGCGGCGCGCCGCGCGGCGTTCGCGTCGATGACCGCGGTGGCCGCGGGGGACAAGGAGGGCTGGCTGGCCCTCTTCGCCCCGGACGCGGTGGTCGAGGACCCGGTCGGGCCGTCGTTCTTCGACGAAGAGGGCAAGGGGCACCACGGCCGGGAGGGCATCGGCGCGTTCTGGGACAAGACGATCGCAGGAGTCGAGCGCTTCGAGTTCACCATCCGCGACTCCCACGCGGGCGGCGACGAAGTGGCCAACGTCGGCACGATCACCACGTTCCTCCCGGGCGGCTACCGCGTCGACACCGACGGGGTGTTCGTCTACCGCGTCGGCGACGACGGCTTGATCCGGTCGGTGCGGGCCTTCTGGGAGACCGAGCGCGCGATGGCGACGGCCCGCCAGGTCTGA
- a CDS encoding TIGR03619 family F420-dependent LLM class oxidoreductase, whose amino-acid sequence MKFTLSIAMNPLDQLGELARAAEEAGFASIALPDSLFYAETVDTDYPYTPDGSRFWTAETPWVDPLVATASMGAVTSRIHFYTSVLKLGSRNPVLLARQVGSAAVLTGGRFGLGLGVGWLPQEFEYCGVPFERRGKRVDEAIDVLRLILGGGMVEYHGEFYDFDRIRMSPAPPSRVPFYIGGHTEVALKRAARVADGWSSAMMKLDELRDTIARIKELLAERGRADDPFEYQAVCIDAFGLDGYRAQAEAGVTDVITMPWVFDGVGFDAPVEPKLDAIRRFGTDIIAKFEE is encoded by the coding sequence ATGAAGTTCACCCTGTCGATCGCGATGAACCCCCTCGATCAGCTGGGCGAGCTCGCCCGGGCCGCCGAAGAGGCCGGCTTCGCCTCCATTGCCCTGCCCGACTCGCTCTTCTACGCCGAGACGGTGGACACCGACTACCCGTACACCCCCGACGGCAGCCGGTTCTGGACCGCGGAGACCCCCTGGGTCGACCCGCTCGTGGCCACCGCGTCGATGGGGGCGGTGACCAGCCGGATCCACTTCTACACCTCGGTGCTGAAGCTCGGCTCCCGCAACCCGGTGCTGCTGGCCCGCCAGGTCGGCTCGGCGGCGGTGCTCACCGGCGGCCGGTTCGGCCTCGGGCTCGGCGTCGGCTGGCTGCCGCAGGAGTTCGAGTACTGCGGCGTGCCGTTCGAACGACGCGGCAAGCGGGTCGACGAGGCCATCGACGTGCTGCGGCTGATCCTCGGCGGCGGCATGGTCGAGTACCACGGCGAGTTCTACGACTTCGACAGGATCCGGATGAGCCCCGCGCCGCCGAGCCGGGTGCCGTTCTACATCGGCGGCCACACCGAGGTCGCGCTGAAGCGCGCCGCCCGGGTGGCCGACGGCTGGTCCTCGGCGATGATGAAGCTCGACGAGCTGCGCGACACCATCGCCCGGATCAAGGAGCTGCTGGCCGAGCGGGGCCGCGCCGACGACCCGTTCGAGTACCAGGCGGTGTGCATCGACGCCTTCGGCCTGGACGGCTACCGCGCGCAGGCGGAAGCGGGCGTCACCGACGTGATCACCATGCCGTGGGTGTTCGACGGCGTCGGGTTCGACGCGCCGGTCGAGCCGAAGCTCGACGCCATCCGCAGGTTCGGCACCGACATCATCGCCAAGTTCGAGGAGTGA
- a CDS encoding Fpg/Nei family DNA glycosylase — protein sequence MPEGHTLHRLARLHKRRYAGAPVEVSSPQGRFAAEASRLDGQVFVGAEAYGKHLFHDYGPHGVVHIHLGLYGTFGESPLPAPEPVGQVRLRLAGRTHWTDLRGPTKCELLDPAQADAIKARLGPDPLRRDAKPELAWARISRSKTSIAALLMDQAVLAGVGNVYRAEVLFRHGVAPLTPGRALDRGLWDEMWADLVTLMRDGVRVGRIDTVRPEHLPEAMGRAARVDRHGGEVYVYRRAGEPCLVCGTLVANSELAGRNLYWCPKCQLP from the coding sequence ATGCCCGAGGGGCACACGCTCCACCGGCTCGCGCGGCTGCACAAGCGCCGGTACGCCGGGGCGCCGGTCGAGGTGAGCAGCCCGCAGGGCCGGTTCGCCGCCGAAGCGTCCCGTTTGGACGGTCAGGTGTTCGTCGGCGCCGAGGCGTACGGCAAGCACCTCTTCCACGACTACGGCCCGCACGGCGTCGTGCACATCCACCTCGGGCTGTACGGCACGTTCGGCGAGTCCCCGCTGCCCGCGCCCGAGCCGGTGGGGCAGGTCCGGCTGCGGCTGGCCGGCCGGACACATTGGACGGACCTGCGCGGGCCCACGAAGTGCGAGCTGCTGGACCCCGCGCAGGCGGACGCGATCAAGGCCCGCCTCGGCCCCGACCCGCTGCGCCGCGACGCGAAACCGGAACTGGCCTGGGCGCGCATCTCGCGGTCGAAGACGTCGATCGCGGCGCTGCTGATGGACCAGGCGGTGCTCGCCGGCGTCGGCAACGTCTACCGCGCCGAGGTGCTGTTCCGCCACGGCGTCGCGCCGCTGACCCCGGGCCGCGCGCTGGACCGCGGGTTGTGGGACGAGATGTGGGCCGACCTGGTGACCCTGATGCGCGACGGCGTGCGCGTCGGCCGCATCGACACCGTCCGCCCGGAGCACCTGCCGGAGGCGATGGGCCGCGCGGCCCGGGTGGACCGCCACGGCGGCGAGGTCTACGTCTACCGGCGCGCGGGCGAGCCGTGCCTGGTGTGCGGGACGCTGGTGGCGAACTCGGAGCTGGCCGGGCGCAACCTCTATTGGTGCCCGAAGTGCCAGCTGCCCTGA
- a CDS encoding ribose-5-phosphate isomerase translates to MRVYLGSDHAGFELKNHLVAHLEKQGHEVTDIGPHVYDAADDYPAFCVETALRVVADEGSRGIVVGGSGNGEQIAANKVPGARAGLAWSVETAKLCREHNHAQLIGVGARMHTAEEAVEIVEAFLATEVSPDERHARRVQQLLDYERTGTPPALPEA, encoded by the coding sequence GTGCGTGTCTATTTGGGATCCGACCATGCCGGTTTCGAGCTGAAGAACCACCTGGTGGCTCACCTGGAGAAGCAGGGGCACGAGGTGACCGACATCGGTCCGCACGTCTACGACGCGGCCGACGACTACCCGGCGTTCTGCGTCGAGACGGCGCTGCGCGTGGTGGCCGACGAGGGCAGCCGCGGCATCGTCGTCGGCGGCTCGGGCAACGGTGAGCAGATCGCCGCCAACAAGGTGCCCGGCGCCCGCGCCGGCCTCGCCTGGAGCGTCGAGACCGCGAAGCTGTGCCGCGAGCACAACCACGCCCAGCTGATCGGGGTCGGCGCCCGGATGCACACCGCCGAAGAAGCCGTCGAGATCGTCGAAGCGTTCCTGGCGACCGAGGTCTCGCCGGACGAGCGGCACGCCCGCCGCGTGCAGCAGCTGCTGGACTACGAGCGCACCGGGACGCCGCCGGCGCTGCCGGAGGCCTGA